In one window of Henckelia pumila isolate YLH828 chromosome 1, ASM3356847v2, whole genome shotgun sequence DNA:
- the LOC140875647 gene encoding aldehyde oxidase GLOX-like, which yields MKAPPSTLIILQHILIPLLLILPFHRNIHTLAAGKWDLLVPNMGISAMHMQLLNTDRVIIFDTTDFGASNISLPNGNCRNNSNNLTLKTDCTAHSVEYDVASNSVRPLTLITDPFCSSGAVSPDGTLVQVGGFNDGDHNVRIYKPCGGNSCDWQDNNVNALVQRRWYSTSHILPDGRLIIVGGRRQFSYEFFPKRSGADNAYSLPFLVQTNVPVLENNLYPFVFLNTDGNLFLFANNRAILFDYVKRVVAKNYPQIPGGDPRNYPSSGSAVLLPLKNSAGAEVMVCGGAPTGANGTFIGALNTCGRIRINDPNPSWTMETMPMGRVMGDMLLLPTGDVLIINGAGSGTAGWGSARNPVLSPVIYRPNNRVGSRFEVHNPSSRPRMYHSTAILIRDGRVLVSGNNPHVYYNFATNLFPTDLSIEAFSPPYLDPKFANLRPTIVSPPSQARIGYGQRIDVRFSIPPGRLNGSSVVVTMVAPSFVTHSFSMNQRLLILSGGNVTAVARSTYQIPVVAPGSGNLAPSGYYLLFVCHQGVPSVGIWVRIS from the coding sequence TGATCCCGCTTCTACTAATTCTGCCATTCCACCGGAATATTCACACACTCGCCGCCGGCAAATGGGACCTCCTCGTCCCCAACATGGGCATATCCGCCATGCACATGCAACTTCTCAACACAGATCGAGTCATCATCTTCGACACCACAGATTTCGGAGCTTCAAACATCTCACTCCCAAACGGAAACTGCCGCAATAATTCCAACAACCTCACCCTCAAGACAGACTGCACCGCGCATTCCGTCGAATACGACGTCGCTTCCAACTCCGTCCGCCCCCTCACTCTCATCACCGACCCCTTCTGCTCCTCCGGCGCCGTATCGCCTGACGGGACCCTAGTCCAGGTGGGCGGATTCAACGACGGGGATCACAACGTCAGAATCTACAAACCATGCGGCGGTAATTCTTGTGACTGGCAAGACAACAACGTGAATGCCCTTGTACAGAGAAGATGGTATTCGACCAGCCACATTCTGCCGGACGGTCGGCTGATTATAGTCGGCGGCCGGCGGCAGTTCAGTTACGAATTCTTCCCGAAAAGATCCGGAGCTGATAACGCTTACAGTCTGCCATTTCTGGTGCAGACGAATGTCCCAGTACTCGAGAACAATCTCTACCCCTTTGTTTTTCTCAACACCGACGGTAACTTGTTCCTTTTTGCGAATAATCGAGCTATCTTGTTCGATTATGTCAAAAGGGTGGTGGCGAAAAATTACCCGCAAATCCCAGGTGGAGACCCTAGGAATTACCCTAGTTCAGGTTCTGCAGTTTTGCTTCCATTGAAGAACAGCGCCGGAGCCGAAGTAATGGTGTGTGGAGGTGCACCAACAGGAGCAAATGGTACTTTTATCGGAGCTTTGAATACGTGCGGACGGATCCGAATAAACGATCCGAATCCAAGCTGGACGATGGAGACCATGCCAATGGGTCGGGTCATGGGGGATATGTTGTTACTACCAACCGGCGATGTGTTGATCATCAACGGAGCGGGCTCGGGTACGGCCGGGTGGGGATCCGCTCGGAACCCGGTTCTATCGCCGGTAATCTACCGACCGAACAATCGAGTCGGGTCAAGATTCGAGGTGCATAACCCGAGTTCGAGACCGAGGATGTACCATTCAACAGCAATACTCATTCGAGATGGTAGGGTTCTGGTCAGTGGCAATAATCCCCATGTTTACTACAATTTTGCAACCAATCTTTTTCCCACGGATTTAAGCATAGAAGCGTTTTCTCCTCCGTATTTGGATCCCAAGTTCGCAAATTTGCGCCCCACTATAGTTTCACCTCCTTCACAAGCTAGAATCGGGTACGGACAAAGGATCGATGTCCGGTTCTCGATTCCTCCGGGTCGGCTTAATGGATCTTCTGTCGTGGTGACAATGGTGGCACCATCATTTGTTACTCATTCCTTTTCAATGAATCAAAGACTTTTGATTCTTAGTGGAGGGAATGTAACGGCTGTTGCAAGATCGACTTATCAGATTCCGGTCGTCGCGCCGGGTTCCGGCAATCTTGCACCATCGGGATACTATCTCTTGTTTGTGTGCCATCAGGGCGTTCCTAGCGTGGGTATTTGGGTCCGAATTAGCTGA